CAATAAGGCCAACTATTTCTGCTTATCTTATTCATTGGAAACCTTTAGGTCGACAACTTGGATTGAGTGATGCTACTGTAGAGAAAATACAACGGCATAATTGTGACTGTGATGAACAGGCATATCAATGTCTTTATCATTGGGTTAAACATAGTGGTGGAGATGCTACCATATTAAGTCTACTGAGTGTTATTTACTACAGATTAAATGACAAAGGAATGCTAGAGGATATTGTGCAAGCATTGACTACAGCTAAAAGTGGTTAGTTATGTTTTTACGTAATATGGATGTGTAATATATATGCCAGAAATAATTTCATTGTATACTGTATGGTCTTTACAGGTGACAACAAGGCGGAGATTACTGCAAGTTCCAAGGAAACTATGGTGAAAAGTAATAGAACTCTCAcctatgcaataaaaattaatggtaaatacatatctatgtacatgtgtgggGGTCTACCataaagtcgggttgttaagcgcatgtgcttataattttcagagaaaatttttttgtaaaatacatATTATTTGTTAGGCGCAtgtgcctaataaataattattgtgatgatCGAGTGTAACACGGAATCACCACATTGTGAGAGTAGTTAATAGTCACCACACCAGTGTGTaagaatatttgactccatttctgagtgaaatcctttgtgataaacaagattatcactatccagatggctgacttgctgtatacatagtaaAGGGAGACCTCAAGGAAGACATAAGcacttgaggagacattaatttttcagtactctcagcttttcttgatgtttcttgctgtgtgtagctttaTCGTCGCATTTGCCCATGTGcacttatcatccatggttaactACACGAAATgtgtatgcacttaacaaataaAATATGCTTAACAGatgcatgcacttaacaacttGACTCTACAGTATATGTACTTGTAACATACGGGATGTTTGACATACTGGCATATTTTAACAATAGCAATTATGCTGATTTTAAACATTGTATTTCTTGGTAACTTTAACTATCCTGAGTACAAGTGTATTTTACTAGGATGTTTTCTTAGTCAATGAATGAACGTAATATGTTGTTGTTAAATGGTACTCTGCTTTGAGTGGAAGAACCTTTACCCACTTACCATGTAGATGTTGATGTGCTGAAGTAATCATTTAGTTTGCATTGTCTGTTTTGCTGTGCAGATTTGCGGAACCACAAACTGATGATTCCAACAATTTGAAATATAATTGAACTGTACAGTTACTTTATCAGTGAAATTgtcaaatttatttatttattgtatattattgtaatcattaattttatcattGTCAGTTTTCACATATGATGAACCATTCACTCAGTGTCTGATGTGAAAATttcataatatattatacatacttTTGGTAATCACTTAATACCCTCTGTGGTTAACTTCAATCACAGGAGTATTGATTTGCTTTTGGTACGTATATGTGTTAAGTAATTTCTGACAGCTTGAGGTGGTATGACTCCAGCATGACATAGTGCAATGTTAAATGTTGTGGCATAAGTTCGTGTGTCCGTAGATGACCCTATTAATATTAGGACCCTATTAATGTTAGTTTGTGCATTGACTGGCATTAATACCAGCTAGCAGCATCGTAGCTGCAGGTTAATACAATGAAGATAACTTGATGTGCTTGCTAACAAAACTAGGGATGAACATGGAGACAGACTGACAACCTTGTAGTTGCAGAATATATTCATACCTAGCTTGCCCTATAGTACATGGTCTACCTCAATGTGTTGTGGGGGTTCTAATCAGGAATGATCTAgacttgggggggggggggtcaaaatgaaatgACACTACAGGGAAGTGTGTGAAGTACACTACCTTCTGGGGGccctccccaggaaattttttgaaaattagaccctctgagagtgatttcaacacatcacaatttttatttgactgttgtattagaggtgactgctctattagggtatctcaatcctTATGCTTAGCTCTTGACTAACAAACTTGCTATTGCAACTGAATACATGTCACCCAGGGAAATTTTGAACATTtgaccctctgaaattgaatgtgtgGTGTCGATTGTAACAGAACAATCCTAACACAGTGCTGTATATAGAGTGCTATGTTTAGTATAGTGTACAATTGTTGATGGTCCAGAGTTCCAGCTCCTACTGAACTATTTATATAGCTTGTACAACAGTTGTACACACTTATGTGCACTCAATACAATGGTAGTATCTAGATAGGATCCTACTCCTTTGAAAATGCTGACAATCTCGACAGCTCTTAATATTGGAAGATTTTTACATTTAAAACACTCAAATATATTTAATTAGCATGTAGGCTGGCCGTTAGTCTTGCGAACACAGCATTTATATGATAGAGACTGGTGGTAACTATTTATGCAGCTAAAGTCACAAAATTGAAAGATAACACGTCACTGGTTGACATACAGCACAATTAAcatgtatactaaaaatttttggagggagGGTCAACAGTCCCCCTTGACcctcacccacccacccacccacacacacacaaatctgCCACTGGTTCTAATCAGTGAAGCTCCATGTCCTTTAGCATGCAACATTAAAGCTATTTCATCTAGGAATTTAGTTGAGTTGTTTGCCATACATCTCTGTTAGTCTAATAAACTGAAGAGACTTGTAATAACATTTCACGTTACAAGTGCTTGTATGAAGGTTCTCATTAATGATATCTGTACAAAAGAATAATAAAATTCAACCACAATAAATTGTTAATTTGTAGCATCATTTACAAATGACCTTTTGAAGGAAGATTTGGTTTCAATATGACAGTCAAACAGTTTGGTATCCTGTACACTGGAAACTGTGAAGGACATCTTGGCATAGAAGAAACAACTGTAATGGAATAAAGAGAATACTGTATATGAATTACAACATCAAGTTGCATGTTACAAGTTGTGTATTTACACTGCAGGAGCTTTAACAAAGACAGTTAACACTTATACACCAAAACCTTTCTCTTAGTATCTagccattaggccactccaaataaatttcatGTTTCCTGTTCACTGcccacatctggttactgtcagctctaaatattccattattccgtattcttccattatttttcggttattcttgcatatgACAGGTTTAGCAAAAGCCATCTTGAATCAGTGTCatctcacgtgtcagcagtgctatcaagttggcacaaacttcacgtttgtgttatttttgcaggAAGGAACATGCTTTTGTGCATCTTTTTacggctgtgccaggcaaataatggcttgaaaagctgccaatctcataatgaaataatggaaatggatcacctgcctgcatgcaaatatacCTGAggtcaggacgggaaacaggaaatttatttggagtggccttagccaGCCTAAATGAAAGTGATATTTAATACTGGGTCAAAGAATTGTTTGGCCAGCATGTACAAAATATTTTGATGATCATACTCCTAAAGTTTCAACGTACTGATGTTTCCTTTTGTATGATACACTAGTGGTTACTAGGTTCCACtcatgatacagtggaaccttgggAACACCCTATAATAGTACTAAACTGTCTGCACCAGTGATGCAGACAGGAGCTTACAAGCACCACCTTGCTTGCAGTGCTTATGAGCTTCTGATGCAGAAAACCACAATTAGAATAACTTAAATGTAACAACCATCAGTTCTAAGAGCTATCGTTCCTACAATAGAATTCCAGAAAGCTAATGTTCCACTGTATAAGATACATGCCCCATGAAAAATGGACAAATTCCAGTTTAAAACAAAGCACCTGTCTGTAACATACATAGTATAAGAAAATCAGTGTGACAGGAACCTCAGTTGCATTTATAAGCAGAAACACATACAACAATTAGTGAGTGTACCTTGTGGGTATGATGTCATACACCTGTCATTTGGTGTCCAATCCAAAACACGTGCAGAGAGTTCATCATCAAGCCGTCTTCAATTTCAACCTCATTCCGGTTCCGCAATATCAGAATGGAGAACGTGGATCCTGGAGTAGCAACAAACTTGGCTGCCTGCTCACATAACAGTTGTTCATGTATGCCAGTGAAATCTTCAACAACATCTGGTGAAACGTCAAACTGCAACAAATCATGAAAGTCTGATGCCCAATGTAACTTGTATCCTTTCTCTTTAAATGGACCGAAATATCTCCTATCTTTCTCATCAGTTGctacatacagtggaacatcAGTGGTACAGTTAGCATTCTCCAGTGATGCAAGCCAGTAGTCCACAGGAAACTTCCTAGCTGGGTGATCTGTTCTTCTAACATGAATGGCATTAAACTCAGAGCCAATTCTTTTAATAATTTTATCCACAATAGCATGTACACTTGGTCCATACCTGAAGTGTTTAATGACCCATTGCTGTGCCATGATGGCATCACCGAGGTTGACAAATCTGATGTGAATACCAAACAAAGTTCCCTGCTCAAAGTACAGCATATCTGAAGTATCGTTGATGTAGTCTGTTAAATACTCTACTATTGCCACTGATGAATGGTTTACCAACTTCTGTTCCTTGGGACACTTCTTGCGCCAAATATTAAAGGGATGAAAGTGTTGTCTCTTAAACATGGAAACTTCTTCACTAGTGACAGGTCTCCGGTCCATCCAATATCCAAACCCAAC
This genomic interval from Dysidea avara chromosome 15, odDysAvar1.4, whole genome shotgun sequence contains the following:
- the LOC136245105 gene encoding uncharacterized protein, whose amino-acid sequence is MTEYSWIQTVKRSIIVTCLFTVACLAGYVYYLLPANSPVLYSHRTLADNGFRGVLSVFSTEQLSYLPNSSTSNSATSVRILNSTGPVKGVKYLSYQPPGNGWNNQRVALENAIVMAKLLNRTLLVHPMAPHDKGAQLKAGANPGYVAYNHLEQSDLVPLSAFVDLSLLSQLMPVQVVATSHQQFYRDFGQLTWRNICHSVGFGYWMDRRPVTSEEVSMFKRQHFHPFNIWRKKCPKEQKLVNHSSVAIVEYLTDYINDTSDMLYFEQGTLFGIHIRFVNLGDAIMAQQWVIKHFRYGPSVHAIVDKIIKRIGSEFNAIHVRRTDHPARKFPVDYWLASLENANCTTDVPLYVATDEKDRRYFGPFKEKGYKLHWASDFHDLLQFDVSPDVVEDFTGIHEQLLCEQAAKFVATPGSTFSILILRNRNEVEIEDGLMMNSLHVFWIGHQMTGV